In Hymenobacter gelipurpurascens, one DNA window encodes the following:
- a CDS encoding efflux RND transporter permease subunit — protein MGKFIQQVVAFSLKNRFFVFFMTALLIAGGVYSYVHTPIEAFPDVTNTQIIIVSQWPGRSAEEVERFVSVPIEVAMNSVQKKSNMRSISMFGLSVLKINFDDDVDDFYARQQVNNLLAGVSLPSDCENHVQPPYGPTGEIFRYTVQGKGRSTNDLLAIQDWVVERALKSVPGVADIAAFGGTKKVYEITADPAQLQMYNLTPLEVFQAVQKSNINVGGDVIEKNGQAYVVRGIGLLENPEEIGNIIVDHVNGTPILVRNVARVTESHLPRVGQAGLDGNDDVVEGIVIMRKGENPAEVLGRVKDKIEELNTKVLPSGVKLVTFYDRDVLMDKCTETVIHNLIEGIVLVTLVVFLFMADWRSTLIVGVVVPLALLFAFICLRLKGMSANLLSMGAIDFGIIIDGAVVMVEGIFVVLDHKAHKVGMPVYNKLVKMSLIKKTGGELGKAVFFSKLIILTCLLPIFAFEKVEGKMFSPLAYTLGFALIGALLLTLTLVPVLASILLNKNVREKNNPIVNFFDRNVVRAFGFTMANKRLSLVASFALMAGVLYSYTFLGSEFLPELNEGALWVEAKLPMSSSLTATTKQVAEFRKILGSFPEVNGVLSQTGRSNDGTDPSGMYYVQCQVNLKPQEEWKRKITKEQLIEEMDKKLRVYPGVIYNYSQPIIDNVAEAVAGINASLAVKIFGNDLKQINAKADSVATILRGVRGVKDLGILRNLGQPEMSILLDQNRMATYGVAAADAQAVVEMAIGGKAATQLFEGERKFDIRIRYPQQYRSTEEEIGALRVPTLKGGQVALKEISSIRTVNGPASVYHDNGQRFIAVKFSVRDRDMGSTIAEAQKKVNAQIHLPKGYSIAWAGEFENQVRAQQRLSQMVPVALVIIFILLFITFGNAKDAGLVLVNVPFALIGGIVALHLTHTNFSISAGIGFIALFGICIQNGVILITVFKQNMRKKMSLPEALRTGVASRVRPVVMTALMAMIGLFPAALSTGIGSETQKPLAIVVIGGLVSATILTLLIFPLIFNAAYRAQHTHYGDDPELHPELHQQPMLAH, from the coding sequence ATGGGTAAGTTCATTCAACAAGTAGTCGCGTTTTCGCTCAAGAACCGCTTCTTCGTCTTCTTCATGACGGCCCTGCTCATTGCGGGCGGCGTCTATAGCTACGTGCACACGCCCATTGAGGCGTTTCCGGACGTTACCAACACCCAGATCATCATTGTAAGCCAGTGGCCCGGCCGCTCGGCGGAAGAGGTGGAGCGGTTCGTATCGGTGCCGATTGAGGTGGCCATGAACTCGGTGCAGAAGAAGAGCAATATGCGCTCCATCAGCATGTTCGGTCTGTCGGTGCTCAAAATCAACTTCGACGACGACGTAGATGATTTCTACGCCCGGCAGCAGGTGAACAACCTGTTGGCGGGCGTGAGCCTGCCTTCCGATTGCGAAAACCATGTGCAGCCGCCGTACGGGCCTACCGGTGAGATTTTCCGCTACACCGTGCAGGGCAAAGGCCGCTCCACCAACGATTTACTGGCCATCCAGGACTGGGTGGTGGAGCGCGCCCTAAAGAGCGTGCCCGGCGTGGCCGATATTGCCGCGTTTGGGGGCACCAAAAAGGTGTATGAAATCACGGCCGATCCGGCTCAGCTCCAGATGTATAACCTTACGCCCCTGGAAGTATTCCAGGCCGTGCAGAAGAGCAACATCAACGTGGGTGGCGACGTGATTGAGAAGAACGGACAGGCCTACGTGGTGCGCGGGATAGGCCTACTGGAAAACCCGGAGGAAATCGGCAACATCATCGTCGACCATGTGAACGGTACGCCTATTCTGGTGCGCAACGTGGCCCGCGTAACGGAAAGTCACCTGCCCCGCGTAGGCCAGGCCGGCCTGGATGGGAACGACGACGTGGTGGAGGGCATCGTGATTATGCGTAAGGGCGAAAACCCCGCCGAGGTGCTAGGCCGCGTGAAAGACAAGATTGAGGAACTGAACACCAAAGTGCTGCCCTCCGGCGTGAAGCTGGTGACGTTCTACGACCGGGACGTGCTGATGGACAAGTGCACCGAAACCGTGATTCACAACCTGATTGAGGGCATTGTGCTCGTGACGCTGGTGGTGTTCCTGTTTATGGCCGACTGGCGCTCTACCCTAATTGTGGGTGTGGTAGTGCCACTGGCCTTGCTGTTTGCGTTTATCTGCCTACGCCTGAAAGGCATGAGCGCCAACCTGCTAAGCATGGGCGCCATCGACTTCGGCATCATCATCGATGGGGCCGTGGTGATGGTGGAAGGCATTTTTGTAGTGCTCGACCACAAAGCGCATAAGGTGGGCATGCCAGTGTATAACAAGCTGGTGAAGATGAGCCTGATCAAGAAAACCGGCGGCGAATTGGGCAAAGCTGTGTTCTTTTCCAAGCTCATCATCCTGACCTGCCTGCTCCCCATTTTCGCTTTTGAGAAAGTAGAAGGCAAAATGTTCTCCCCCCTGGCCTACACGCTTGGCTTTGCCCTCATTGGCGCCCTGCTACTGACGCTCACGCTGGTGCCGGTGCTGGCTTCTATCCTGCTGAATAAGAACGTGCGGGAGAAGAACAACCCCATCGTTAACTTCTTCGACCGGAATGTGGTACGGGCCTTTGGCTTCACGATGGCCAACAAGCGCCTGAGCCTGGTTGCCTCCTTTGCCCTGATGGCGGGCGTGCTATATTCTTATACGTTTCTGGGCTCTGAATTCCTGCCCGAGCTGAACGAAGGCGCGCTGTGGGTAGAAGCTAAGTTACCGATGTCCTCATCGCTGACGGCCACTACCAAGCAGGTGGCGGAGTTCCGCAAGATCCTAGGCTCCTTTCCCGAGGTGAACGGTGTGCTCAGCCAGACGGGCCGCTCCAACGACGGCACTGACCCCTCGGGCATGTATTACGTGCAGTGCCAAGTGAACCTGAAACCGCAGGAAGAATGGAAGCGCAAGATTACCAAGGAGCAGCTCATCGAGGAGATGGATAAGAAGCTGCGCGTGTATCCGGGCGTCATCTACAACTACTCACAACCTATCATTGACAACGTAGCCGAAGCCGTGGCAGGCATCAACGCCTCCTTGGCCGTCAAGATTTTCGGCAACGACCTCAAGCAGATCAATGCCAAAGCCGACTCCGTAGCCACGATTTTGCGGGGCGTGCGGGGCGTGAAAGACCTGGGCATTCTGCGCAACCTAGGCCAGCCCGAAATGAGTATTCTGCTCGATCAGAACCGTATGGCCACGTATGGTGTGGCAGCTGCTGATGCCCAAGCCGTGGTGGAAATGGCCATTGGCGGTAAGGCGGCTACGCAGCTGTTTGAGGGCGAGCGGAAGTTCGATATCCGCATCCGGTACCCCCAGCAATACCGCAGCACCGAAGAAGAAATCGGGGCGCTGCGTGTGCCTACCCTGAAAGGCGGCCAAGTGGCGCTCAAGGAAATCTCCTCCATCCGGACGGTAAACGGCCCCGCCTCGGTGTATCACGACAATGGGCAGCGCTTTATTGCCGTGAAGTTCTCCGTCCGCGACCGGGATATGGGCTCCACTATTGCCGAGGCGCAGAAGAAAGTAAACGCTCAGATTCACCTGCCTAAAGGTTACAGCATTGCCTGGGCCGGGGAGTTTGAGAACCAGGTGCGCGCCCAGCAACGCCTGAGCCAGATGGTGCCCGTGGCCCTGGTCATCATCTTTATTCTGCTGTTCATCACGTTCGGCAATGCCAAAGATGCTGGCCTAGTGCTCGTAAACGTACCTTTTGCCCTCATCGGTGGCATTGTGGCCCTGCATCTCACGCACACCAACTTCAGCATTTCGGCGGGTATTGGTTTCATTGCCCTGTTTGGCATCTGTATTCAAAACGGGGTGATTCTGATTACGGTGTTCAAACAGAATATGCGCAAGAAGATGAGCCTGCCCGAAGCCCTGCGCACCGGCGTGGCTTCCCGCGTGCGGCCCGTGGTCATGACGGCCCTGATGGCCATGATTGGCTTGTTCCCGGCCGCACTAAGCACCGGCATTGGCTCCGAGACACAGAAGCCGTTGGCCATTGTGGTAATTGGGGGCCTGGTATCGGCCACCATCCTCACGCTGCTCATATTCCCCCTGATCTTCAACGCCGCCTACCGTGCCCAGCACACTCACTACGGTGACGACCCTGAGCTGCATCCCGAGCTGCACCAGCAACCCATGCTGGCCCATTAG
- a CDS encoding alpha/beta hydrolase encodes MKSLRLFLLLLLLGIASRSFAAKVDTLDIPSAAMQKTYRAAVVLPTSYAKNKKVAYPVLYLLHGAYGHFNDWISKTPDKTLLHRLADQYNLIIVTPEGETFSFYLDSPVNKASQFETYITQDVIGKIDNTYRTVRSSKGRVITGLSMGGHGALYLSARHPELFAAAGSMSGALDLSITNRKLNPDEAKQRQSLFNPILGPETPAPSVYSANSVVNMADKLYSNGLPLIIDCGVDDFLIEINRELHRRLVYNHTPHDYTERPGAHTWQYWENALPYHVLFFQKVLKANAVAVQ; translated from the coding sequence ATGAAATCTTTACGCCTGTTCTTGTTGCTGCTGCTATTGGGCATTGCTTCCCGGTCTTTCGCAGCCAAAGTCGATACGCTGGATATTCCCAGCGCGGCCATGCAGAAAACCTACCGGGCGGCAGTGGTGCTGCCAACTTCCTACGCCAAGAATAAAAAGGTGGCCTACCCCGTGCTCTACCTGCTGCACGGGGCCTACGGCCACTTCAACGACTGGATTTCCAAGACGCCCGACAAAACGCTGTTGCATCGTCTCGCTGATCAGTATAACCTCATCATTGTGACGCCAGAGGGCGAAACCTTCAGCTTCTATCTAGATAGCCCCGTGAATAAGGCCAGCCAGTTTGAAACCTATATCACCCAGGATGTTATCGGGAAAATTGACAATACGTACCGCACCGTGCGCAGCAGCAAAGGCCGCGTGATTACGGGCCTATCCATGGGCGGACACGGCGCGCTGTATCTCTCGGCTCGGCACCCGGAGCTGTTTGCGGCCGCCGGCAGCATGAGCGGCGCGCTGGATCTGTCCATCACAAACCGCAAGCTGAACCCCGATGAAGCCAAGCAACGCCAGTCGCTCTTTAACCCCATTCTGGGGCCCGAGACGCCGGCGCCCAGTGTGTACAGTGCCAACTCCGTCGTGAATATGGCCGACAAGCTGTACAGCAACGGCCTGCCGCTCATCATCGACTGCGGCGTGGATGATTTTCTGATCGAGATAAACCGCGAGCTGCACCGCCGCCTGGTCTACAACCACACGCCACACGACTATACCGAACGGCCCGGCGCGCATACCTGGCAATACTGGGAAAACGCGCTGCCCTATCATGTTCTGTTCTTTCAGAAGGTGCTGAAAGCAAATGCCGTAGCGGTGCAGTAA
- a CDS encoding DUF5996 family protein produces MSTPSTSWPPLPLADWADTLATLHMWTQIVGKIRLAQTPLVNHWWNVPLYLTARGLTTTAMPYEERSFQIDFDFLDHQLIIRCSDGAERKLALEPRSVAAFYREVMRLLDELGIQVKIWPVPVELEHPIPFEQDEQHASYDAAAAHRFWRSLTLMAPVLESFRSEFIGKCSPVHFFWGSFDLAVTRFSGRTAPPREGADSITREAYSHEVISHGFWPGGNGQEAAFYAYTAPAPAGFADVPVQPKEAFYSTELGEFLLPYEAVRTSPDPAAALRQFLQSTYEAGATLGHWERTALERQPA; encoded by the coding sequence ATGTCTACGCCATCCACCTCCTGGCCTCCTCTTCCGCTCGCCGACTGGGCCGATACGCTTGCCACCCTGCACATGTGGACGCAGATTGTGGGCAAAATCCGGCTGGCCCAAACACCGCTCGTGAACCACTGGTGGAACGTGCCGCTTTACCTAACGGCGCGGGGCCTCACCACCACGGCCATGCCCTACGAGGAGCGCTCCTTTCAAATTGATTTCGACTTCCTTGACCACCAACTCATTATTCGGTGCAGTGATGGAGCGGAGCGCAAACTGGCATTGGAGCCCCGCTCTGTGGCGGCTTTCTACCGCGAAGTGATGCGCCTACTTGATGAGCTAGGTATTCAGGTAAAAATCTGGCCCGTGCCAGTGGAGCTTGAGCATCCTATTCCCTTCGAGCAGGACGAGCAGCATGCCAGCTACGATGCTGCCGCGGCCCACCGCTTCTGGCGCAGCCTCACCCTGATGGCGCCGGTGCTGGAGTCGTTTCGGTCGGAGTTTATCGGCAAGTGTAGCCCGGTACATTTCTTTTGGGGCTCGTTTGATCTGGCCGTTACCCGCTTTTCGGGCCGGACCGCCCCACCCCGCGAAGGTGCCGACAGCATCACCCGCGAAGCCTATTCGCACGAGGTTATCAGCCACGGGTTCTGGCCCGGTGGCAATGGGCAGGAAGCGGCCTTCTACGCCTACACCGCCCCTGCTCCTGCCGGGTTTGCTGACGTACCTGTACAGCCGAAAGAGGCATTTTACAGCACCGAGCTAGGCGAGTTTCTGCTGCCCTATGAAGCCGTGCGCACTTCCCCGGATCCGGCTGCAGCCCTCCGGCAATTTCTGCAGAGCACCTACGAAGCGGGAGCTACATTAGGCCACTGGGAGCGCACAGCGCTGGAGCGGCAGCCTGCGTAG